CCAACACCCTGCAGTTGGGCGGCAGCCTGACGGTGCTCAACCAGCTCACCCTGACCACCGGGCTGGTGAACACCCAGAACGGGTCCACCGTCAATACGTTGAGTTTGCCCGACGGGGCCAGCGTGAGCGGCGAGGCCAGCGGGCGCTATGTGCTCGGGGCGCTGCAAGTCACGCGCAACGCCGTGAGCGGCAGCTCTCCCGTGGACTTCAGCCACGGAGTGGTGCTCAACCCGCAGGGCAATAGCCTCGGGGCGGTCAGCATCACCCGCACGGCGGGCCTGCTCACCCCCGACGTGAGCTACGGGCAGAACGTGGGCGGCACGAGCAAGGGCATCGACCGAATCTGGGCGGTGGTGCCCACCAGCCAGCCCAGCAGCCCGGTGCAGCTGAGCCTGAGCTGGCTGGCTGACGACAACAACGGGCTGACGGACCTCACGACGGCGCGGGCCTGGCAGCAGCCGGCCGTGGGCCAGATGTGGCGCCCGGCCGGGCCGGTCACCGACGCCAGCAGCAGCCTGAGCGTGAGCGCCACGCCCACGGTGCTCAACCGCTTCACGGTCAGCAACGCGGCCAACCCGCTGCCCGTTACCCTGGTGGACTTTACCGCCCAGGCCCAGGGGCCGGCGGCCGTGCGGTTGAACTGGACGACGGCTTCGGAGCTTAATAACGTGGGCTTTACGGTAGAGCGCAGCCTCGATGGGCACGTCTTTGCCGCCATCGGCACGGTAGCCGGGGCCGGTACCAGCTCGACAGCTCATACCTATAACCTGGTGGATAATCGGCTGCCGGCCGGGGCCACGCTGCTCTATTACCGCCTGGGGCAGACCGACGGGAGCGGGGAGGTGCACTATTCGCCCGTACGCACGGTGGCCCTGACGGCGCAGGCCGCAGGCTTCGTGGTGTACCCGACCCACGTGGCGGTAGGACAGGTCGCCACTTACCTCTACACGGGCCCGACCGGCCCGGCCACGCTGCACGTGTTTGATGTGCTGGGCCGCTCCGTGCTGAGCCTGCCGGCCGAGGGCCGCGCCCAGGGCGAAGTACCGCTAGCCGGGCTGGCGGCCGGGGCCTACGTGCTACGCTACACCACGGCCACGGCCAGCTTCACCTCCCGCTGCGTGGTCGAATAGACACTTACGTGTCTGCTTATTACTTCTTTTTTTGCCTTCCTGTTTGATGAAAAACCTTTTTACTCCATTTAAGTAAATCCTGGCAATCACCGTATTGATGACGGCGGGTCGTTCCCACTCCCACGTCTAGGGCGTGGGAGTGGGAACGACCTTGCCTTTTCCGGCACCGGCAACGTTGGCATCGGCACCAGCGCGCCCTGTACACTAGTAGAAGTAAACGGCATCAGTTTTTTGGCGGCGGCACGGTGCCCAATACTCCTAATGCTGCAGGTAGCGGCTGCAACGCAGTGCGTCCCGGAAATGGGGAAACCGAGTTCTATGACTATCAGGGAACGGGTGCCGGCGGGTTTCGCTTCTACGCCATTCCTAACACCGGTACGCCGAGTGCCAGCAACCAAGTAGCTTATATCAATACGGCCGGTACCTGCCAGACGCTATCCGACCGCCGGGTGAAAACGAATATTACAACCCTGCACCACGGCCTGCGCACAGTGATGGCTCTGCGGCCCGTTTCGTATGACTTTCACCCCAGCCGTCAGTTAAAGGATGGAGTCGTAACCTTTAGGCCCGACGATAAGCCCGTGCGGGCGCTGGGTTTCGTAGCCCAGGACCTCTACCAGGTTGTGCCGGAGGCCGTGGAGAAGCCCGCCGATGAGCGCACCGCGCTGTACACCGTGTCTTATGCCACTCTGGTACCAATACTGACCCAGGCTATCCAGGAGCAGCAGGCCCAGATTGAGACCCTCAAGACCCAGAATGCCGCCCTGCAAGCCCGCACAGCTCAGGCCGATGCCGACCACGCCAGCCTGCAAACGCTGCAGGAGCAAGTAGCCCGCCTGCTCGGCGAAGCTGCCCCGGCCGGAGCCCAGGCCCACAAGTAGCCTCCCATGCCCTTAGCGGTTGAAAAGCTTCCGACTAGTCGGACGGAGGCTTTTTAACTGTATAATACATTATAATATTTATTTATTATATATTTACTATTGTTGATAAAATTTAGCCCGGCGTACGTTCCGGAGCTACCGAGCGGCGAAGCTTCCTGCCGCCGCATTTCCTGTGGGAAGCCGTTGTGGTCAGCCGGCTCGTGCGCGGGGGCTGGCCCGTCTCTGGCCGGACCCGCGCCGGGCTGGTACGTTAGCCCCGCGCTTTCTTTGCGGTCGGACTTCGGAATTAGGTAGTTACTATGGTTCGTTTTGGAGCTTTGCTAAGTTTTTGGTGCCTGGTAGCGGCCGGGGCACTGGCTCAGCCGTACGTGCCCCCCGTCCTGGCTGCCCGACCTGCCGTGGCAAGGTGGCTGGGGGCGCTGGCTGCCCATCCCCGGCCCGACAGCCTGCACCTGGTGCTGCTCACCAAACTAGCCGGGGCCGTGCAGGCCCGCAACGTGCGCGCGGCCCGGCCAGCCCTGCTGGCCGCCGTGGCTTTGGCCCGCCAGCTGCGCCAGGGCGACCTTTTGGCCGAAACCTTGCTCGACCTGGCTGATTATCACACGCTGCTGGCGCAGTACGACTCGGCGGCCTCGTGCCTGCGCCAAGCCAACCGCGACTTTACCCGTCTGCACGACCTCGGCGGCCAGATGCGCTGCCTGGGCCGGCGGGGCCGCATTGCCGGCCAGCAGGGGCAGTACGTGGCCAGCCTGGCCTATACATTCCAGGGGCTGGGCCTCCCCCGTACCGGCGACAACCGCCGCTTTTATACCAGCCTCCAGATTCAGCTGGCGCATACGTATGCCGAGGTGGGTAATTATGCTGAGGCTACCCGCTACCTGCGTACCGCTCTGCACGAAGCCTATCATTGGGACTATCCCGACCGCGAAAACCTGGCGCATGATGCGCTGGGCGAAGTATATCGGCAGCAGCACCAGTGGGCCGCCGCTCAAAAAAACTTTGCCCTCAGCCTGCACATCAGCCAGCGCCTGGGGTTTGTCTCGCTTACAATCGGCACCCGCCTGCACCTGGCGCGCCTGCACGAGGACCAGGGCCAGACCGCCGCCGCTCGGGCCTTGGCCCGGCAGGTGCTCGCCCAGGCCCAGGCCGCCAATGAGCCCTTGCTGGTGCCGCCCGCT
The sequence above is drawn from the Hymenobacter baengnokdamensis genome and encodes:
- a CDS encoding T9SS type A sorting domain-containing protein yields the protein MRKLYFVLTAGGLVVAGPAFAQDLTNAGATLTVQPGAVLYVGTGGLSNQAGSTLTNAGTLRTDGGLTNAGTLDLNTGTLEARGDLANTGTLLPGTSVVTFSGPANQLLTPGGASLYQVVVNKPTAGANTLQLGGSLTVLNQLTLTTGLVNTQNGSTVNTLSLPDGASVSGEASGRYVLGALQVTRNAVSGSSPVDFSHGVVLNPQGNSLGAVSITRTAGLLTPDVSYGQNVGGTSKGIDRIWAVVPTSQPSSPVQLSLSWLADDNNGLTDLTTARAWQQPAVGQMWRPAGPVTDASSSLSVSATPTVLNRFTVSNAANPLPVTLVDFTAQAQGPAAVRLNWTTASELNNVGFTVERSLDGHVFAAIGTVAGAGTSSTAHTYNLVDNRLPAGATLLYYRLGQTDGSGEVHYSPVRTVALTAQAAGFVVYPTHVAVGQVATYLYTGPTGPATLHVFDVLGRSVLSLPAEGRAQGEVPLAGLAAGAYVLRYTTATASFTSRCVVE
- a CDS encoding tail fiber domain-containing protein encodes the protein MRPGNGETEFYDYQGTGAGGFRFYAIPNTGTPSASNQVAYINTAGTCQTLSDRRVKTNITTLHHGLRTVMALRPVSYDFHPSRQLKDGVVTFRPDDKPVRALGFVAQDLYQVVPEAVEKPADERTALYTVSYATLVPILTQAIQEQQAQIETLKTQNAALQARTAQADADHASLQTLQEQVARLLGEAAPAGAQAHK